The Zonotrichia leucophrys gambelii isolate GWCS_2022_RI chromosome 20, RI_Zleu_2.0, whole genome shotgun sequence genome contains a region encoding:
- the LOC135456339 gene encoding WAP four-disulfide core domain protein 2-like, with protein MPAARSVLILAGLLALWAELPAASAQNDTTKAGVCPSPATDAVNCTVGCQSDGDCESTLKCCPAACGKACQKPDEKPGTCPPVNPGIPMLGVCSNQCKTDANCAGIQKCCRNGCGKVSCVTPIQ; from the exons ATGCCCGCGGCCCGCAGCGTCCTCATCTTGGCGGggctcctggctctgtgggcagagctgccgGCAGCATCCGCCCAGAATGACACCA CCAAAGCCGGCGTGTGCCCCAGCCCGGCGACGGATGCGGTGAACTGCACGGTGGGGTGCCAGTCCGATGGCGACTGCGAGAGCACCCTCAAGTGCTGCCCGGCAGCCTGCGGCAAGGCCTGCCAGAAGCCTGACG agAAGCCTGGCACCTGCCCACCTGTCAACCCGGGCATCCCCATGCTGGGCGTCTGCTCCAACCAGTGCAAGACCGATGCCAACTGCGCTGGGATCCAGAAGTGTTGCAGGAATGGCTGTGGCAAGGTCTCCTGTGTGACACCCATCCAGTGA
- the LOC135456481 gene encoding WAP four-disulfide core domain protein 3-like, translated as MRCTRPAQEHPGQCPRAGPCWELRRGRQCLDDSVCRRGEKCCDTGCGRECVAVTTDSRDKADGRCVEECQADSQCPRGQRCTSIGCGHVCMDIPGGRLGVCPTPREGGTCLDLCDFDEQCPWGHKCCSNGCGHICTPASLQEQDTVAVPQPSAERCSDECEADSQCPWGQRCSRTSCGRVCMDTPGGRAGACPVPGGGGTCVDLCSLDEECPWGHKCCSNGCGHVCMRVPGDAV; from the exons ATGCGCTGCACCCGCCCTGCCCAAG AGCACCCCGGGCAGTGCCCGCGGGCAgggccgtgctgggagctgcgGCGCGGGCGGCAGTGCCTGGATGACAGCGTCTGCCGGCGAGGGGAGAAGTGCTGTGACACCGGCTGCGGCCGCGAGTGCGTGGCCGTGACCACAG ACAGCAGGGACAAAGCTGATGGCCGGTGTGTGGAGGAGTGCCAGGCTGATTCACAGTGTCCCCGGGGGCAGCGGTGCACCAGCATCGGCTGTGGCCACGTCTGCATGGACATCCCTGGAG GCAGACTGGGAGTGTGTCCCACCCCCAGGGAGGGGGGCACGTGCCTGGACCTGTGTGACTTCGACGAGCAGTGTCCCTGGGGCCACAAGTGCTGCAGTAACGGCTGTGGCCACATCTGCACACCAGCCTCTCTGCAAG agcaggacactgtggctgtgccccagcccagtgctgagcGCTGCTCGGATGAGTGCGAGGCCGACTCTCAgtgtccctggggacagaggtgcTCCCGCACCTCCTGCGGCCGTGTCTGCATGGACACTCCTGGAG gcagagctggagcgtGCCCCGTGCCTGGGGGCGGTGGGACCTGCGTGGACCTGTGCAGCCTGGATGAGGAATGTCCCTGGGGCCACAAGTGCTGCAGCAATGGCTGCGGCCACGTCTGCATGCGGGTGCCTGGTG ATGCTGTGTGA
- the LOC135456480 gene encoding perlwapin-like, with amino-acid sequence MPNIPSSSMSTGVFLLLGLLILRAEPSITPEKGGDSQKPGQCPRDFMRCLHLESPLCANDSSCPAGLKCCLWECRLRCIPPAEEKPGACPAAAPEGLIAPCSFPCLEDKDCLGAQKCCPLGCGSACLEPAQDRPKPSEGPTVQPGSFRQRCRGDSDCPGAQKCCNSSCSQQCPPGVPAGEAGRDSMGQDGTGRDRMAARVGTRLTDRE; translated from the exons ATGCCCaacatccccagcagcagcatgagcacaggagttttcctcctcttgggcctcctcatcctcagggcAGAGCCGAGCATAACACCAGAGAAGGGTG GGGACTCCCAGAAACCGGGGCAGTGTCCTCGGGATTTCATGCGCTGCTTGCACCTGGAGTCCCCGCTCTGTGCCAACGACTCCAGCTGCCCCGCTGGGCTCAAGTGCTGCCTCTGGGAGTGCCGGCTCCGCTGCATCCCGCCGGCAGAAG AGAAGCCCGGTGCCTGCCCGGCAGCAGCCCCCGAGGGGCTCATCgccccctgctccttcccctgcctggaGGACAAGGACTGCCTGGGAGCGCAGAAGTGCTGCCCGCTGGGCTGcggctctgcctgcctggagcCGGCGCAGG ACCGGCCCAAGCCCAGCGAGGGCCCCACGGTGCAGCCAGGATCATTCCGGCAGCGGTGCCGAGGCGACAGCGACTGCCCCGGCGCGCAGAAATGctgcaacagcagctgcagccagcagtgcccgcCGGGAGTGCCGGCCGGTGAGGCGGGACGGGACAgcatgggacaggatgggacaggaaGGGACAGGATGGCAGCGAGGGTGGGGACACGGCTCACAGACCGGGAATGA
- the LOC135456223 gene encoding dentin sialophosphoprotein-like, whose protein sequence is MAPSILLLGLLTLWAQLQAAPIAEFHGVAPAGWPPPGQLGSTLSLEPGRELSTVPGNGKNSSNRGETGDSSSRETGESSSSETGDDGNKNQLCDCNDHDHAGNDSDGDDHDHGVHSDNSNSKEDGDDGDKNDLFNGKDNDNGNGGNDSGDGVSSDNSKSNEDGDEGVKNDLSDGKDNDSDDDSDDGHGAGDDGNDDGDDLINDENTNSNEDDDDDGISDENSSSNEDDDDDDIYSDSSNSSEDGDSNYNEYDHSNSNENDSDYGGWRY, encoded by the exons ATGGCACCGAGCATCctcctgctggggctcctcaccctgtgggcacagctgcaggcagcacccaTTGCAG AGTTCCATGGAGTGGCTCCAGCTGGGTGGCCACCACCAGGGCAGCTGGGAAGCACTCTGAGCCTTGAGCCTGGGAGAGAGCTCAGCACGGTGCCTGGCAATGGCAAAAACAGCTCCAATAGAGGTGAAACTGGTGACTCCAGTAGCCGTGAAACTGGTGAGTCCAGTAGCAGTGAAACTGGTGATGATGGCAATAAAAATCAGCTTTGTGATTGCAATGATCATGATCATGCTGGCAACGACAGTGATGGTGATGATCATGATCATGGTGTCCACAGTGACAATTCCAATAGCAAAGAAGATGGTGATGATGGTGATAAAAATGACCTTTTTAATGGCAAGGACAATGACAATGGTAATGGTGGCAATGACAGTGGTGATGGTGTCAGCAGTGACAATTCCAAAAGCAATGAAGATGGTGATGAAGGTGTTAAAAATGATCTTTCTGATGGCAAGGACAATGACAGTGATGATGACAGTGATGATGGCCATGGTGCTGGTGATGATGGcaatgatgatggtgatgatcTCATCAATGATGAAAATACCAATAGcaatgaagatgatgatgatgatggcaTCAGTGATGAAAATTCCAGTAGcaatgaagatgatgatgatgatgacatcTACAGTGACAGTTCCAACAGCAGTGAAGATGGTGACTCCAATTACAATGAATATGATCACTCCAATAGCAATGAAAATGATTCTGATTATGGGGGGTGGAGATATTAG